The DNA region GGGCGGTCCGGGTCTTTCGGGCGGCCTGATAGGTATGGAGCGCCTCCCCCATGTCGGGGATATCGGCGAGGCTTTGCGCCAGAACCCACGCGTCTTCCAAGGCCATATTGGCCCCTTGCGCAAGGAAGGGCAGCGTCGGATGGGCGGCATCCCCCAACAGCGCGAGGGGGCCGTTGTACCACTTGGCGGCGACCGGATGGCGGTACAGGCCCCAGAGATTGGGCACTTCAACGTCGGCCAACAGGTCCTTGATTTCAGGGCAGAAGTCGGTGAATGCCGCGCGCAAGTTGCGCGGATCATCTGTCAGTGCCCAATCCTCCGGCGCCCAGGCATCGCGCTCTTCCACGGCGACGATGTTGGTCAACGTGCCGTCCCGCAGGGGATACCGCACAAGATGCCGACCCGGGCCCATGAAGACGTGAGCTTCGGGCGGCAGCACATCATCCGTAGGGATCAGCGCCCGCCATGCCACCTGCCCGGTGAAGAACGGCTTGGAGCGCGGGTTGAGGTGGGCGCGTCCGGCGGAATGGAGGCCATCGGCAGCGATGGTCAGGCCATGGACCTCCTGCGCGCCATCTGAAAGCCGCAGCTGCACCTCATGTTCAAACGCCTCAACCCCGGTGACATGTTGGCCGAGGCGGATCTGAACGCCAGCCTCGATGCAGGCGACATGCAGAACATCGATCAGATCGGCGCGGTGAACGAAGTGGAAGGGCTTGCGCAGGGGCATGGCGAAGACCTCCGCCCCGCGCCGGAAATCGCGTAGACGCACGGCGCGGCCCCGCGTGGCCTGGGCGGCCACGGCGTCCGACAGCCCCAACGCCTGCAACACAACCCAGCCGTTGGGCGAAATTTGCAGACCCGCGCCGACCTCTGTAATCGCATCCGCGCGTTCCAGCACCGCCACCACAGCCCCGTGGCGCGCGCAGGCCAAAGCTGCGGCCAAACCGCCGATGCCGCCGCCAATCACCGTCACTTGTTTGCCAATCAGCATCCGTCCTCCGAACCGAAAAAGGGCACCCGTGATGGGTGCCCTTTGTGATGTCGAAATGCCAAGTGGCCAGTCGTCGCGCCCGCCTAGTCGTCGCGGTGAACCTTTTCGCGGCGCTCGTGCCGCTCCTGGGCCTCAAGGCTCATCGTGGCGATGGGGCGTGCGTCCAGACGCTTGAGCGAAATCGGCTCTCCGGTCACGTCGCAATAGCCGAACTCGCCTTCTTCCACGCGGCGCAGCGCCTGGTCGATCTTGGCAATCAGCTTGCGCTGACGGTCCCGTGTCCGCAATTCCAGCGCGCGGTCC from Jannaschia sp. CCS1 includes:
- a CDS encoding FAD-dependent monooxygenase, producing MLIGKQVTVIGGGIGGLAAALACARHGAVVAVLERADAITEVGAGLQISPNGWVVLQALGLSDAVAAQATRGRAVRLRDFRRGAEVFAMPLRKPFHFVHRADLIDVLHVACIEAGVQIRLGQHVTGVEAFEHEVQLRLSDGAQEVHGLTIAADGLHSAGRAHLNPRSKPFFTGQVAWRALIPTDDVLPPEAHVFMGPGRHLVRYPLRDGTLTNIVAVEERDAWAPEDWALTDDPRNLRAAFTDFCPEIKDLLADVEVPNLWGLYRHPVAAKWYNGPLALLGDAAHPTLPFLAQGANMALEDAWVLAQSLADIPDMGEALHTYQAARKTRTARIVEAANDNAANYHLRPGPMRFAAHTALRTAARFAPHAVTNRFNWLYQHDVTR
- the dksA gene encoding RNA polymerase-binding protein DksA; its protein translation is MKAEVFLPDDYRPAEDEAFMNERQVEYFRRKLLNWREELLDESRSTVTTLQDGTRNIPDVADRASEETDRALELRTRDRQRKLIAKIDQALRRVEEGEFGYCDVTGEPISLKRLDARPIATMSLEAQERHERREKVHRDD